Proteins co-encoded in one Astatotilapia calliptera chromosome 18, fAstCal1.2, whole genome shotgun sequence genomic window:
- the LOC113010241 gene encoding tripartite motif-containing protein 16-like yields the protein MAQKGVQLDQETFSCSICLDLLKNPVTIPCGHSYCMNCINGFWDGEDEKKIYSCPQCRQTFTPRPVLVKNTMLAVLVEQLKKTGLQAAPADHCYAGPEDVACDFCIEMKLKAVKSCLVCLASYCKEHLQPHYDVAPLKKHKLVEPSKKLQENICSRHDEVMKMFCRTDQQSICYLCSVDEHKGHDTVSAAAERTERQRELEVSRQNIQQRIQDREKDVKLLQQEVEAINQSADQTVEHSEKIFTELIHLIQKRSSDVKQQIRSQQETEVSRVKELQEKLEQEITELKRKDAELKQLSHTEDHIQFLHNYPSLSALSESTDSSSINIRPLSYFEDVTAAVSEVRDKLQDILREERTNISLTVTEVDVLVSDPQPEPKTRAGFLKYSCEITLDPITAHTQLLLSEGNRKVTYVKHQQSYSDHQDKFTGMSQVLSKESLTGRCYWEVERKGRVIIAVAYKNISRAWWRNECAFGRNDKSWALDCSKNSYTFWHNNIQTPISNVGSSRVGVYLDHRAGSHSNLIEKMSN from the exons ATGGCGCAGAAAGGAGTTCAGCTGGACCAAGAAACTTTCTCTTGTTCGAtctgtttggatctactgaagAATCCGGTGACTAttccctgtggacacagctactgcatgAACTGTATTAATGGCTTTTGGGATGGAGAGGACGAGAAGAAAAtctacagctgccctcagtgcagACAGACTTTCACACCGAGGCCTGTCCTGGTGAAAAACACCATGTTAGCAGTTTtagtggagcagctgaagaagactggactccaagctgctcctgctgatcactgctatgctggacctgaagatgtggcctgtgatTTCTGCATTGAGATGAAGTTAAAAGCTGTGAAATCATGTTTAGTCTGTCTGGCTTCTTACTGTAAGGAACACCTTCAGCCTCATTATGATGTGGCTCCActaaagaaacacaagctggtggagccctccaagaagctccaggagaacatctgctctcgtcatgatgaggtgatgaagatgttctgccgtactgatcagcagagtatctgttatctctgctctgtggatgaacataaaggccacgacacagtctcagctgcagcagaaaggactgagaggcagagagagctggaggtgagtcgacaaaacatccagcagagaatccaggacagagagaaagatgtgaagctgcttcaacaggaggtggaggccatcaatcagtctgctgatcaaacagtggagcacagtgagaagatcttcactgagctgatccatctcatccagaaaagaagctctgatgtgaagcagcagatcagatcccagcaggaaactgaagtgagtcgagtcaaagagcttcaggagaagctggagcaggagatcactgagctgaagaggaaagatgctgagctgaagcagctctcacacacagaggatcacatccagtttctacacaactacccctcactgtcagcactcagtgagtctacagactcatccagcatcaatatccgtcctctgagctactttgaggatgtgacagcagctgtgtcagaggtcagagataaactacaggacattctgagagaggaacggacaaacatctcactgacagtcactgaagtggatgttTTAGTGTCAGATCCACAAccagagccaaagaccagagctggattcttaaaatattcatgtgAAATCACACTGGACCCaatcactgcacacacacagctgttatTATCAGAGGGGAACAGAAAAGTAACATATGTGAAGCATCAACAGTCTTATTCTGATCATCAAGACAAATTCACTGGAATGTCTCAGGTCCTGAGTAAAGAGAGTCTGACTggacgttgttactgggaggtggagaggaAAGGGAGAGTTATTATAGCAGTCGCATACAAGAATATCAGCAGAGCATGGTGGAGGAATGAATGTGCCTTTGGACGTAATGACAAGTCTTGGGCATTAGATTGTTCCAAAAACAGTTACACATTTTGGCATAACAACATTCAAACTCCTATTTCAAATGTTGGGTcctccagagtaggagtgtacctggatcacagagcag GATCTCACTCAAATCTAATTGAGAAAATGTCAAACTAA
- the LOC113010256 gene encoding zinc finger protein 501-like isoform X2 produces MKSKDEEVLADQQVCNQERSSSLKQEDPEPPQIKEEQEELCTSHEFEHIMVWTGQERLRLLDTIWKPEIQIQSKDFSDQKICKEEEVPADQQVSNHERISSLDQEDRKPPEFKEELEEPCTSQEGERLLLKEETNKCMVTSTHEEPEPSSDFLSNNCPQPEWSQGQEESEHVHSGSITNANTKRRNQRKQSGVESQLMSYSQCKPDTSRKSVKCEICGKTFQYKYRLLNHLRVHTGEKPYSCSTCGKRFIQMNGLKTHIRTHTGEKPYSCSACGKSFSGASAFRVHMRIHTGEKPHLCKICGKTFSQGAHLKRHMRIHTGEKPHSCNTCGKKFSDMDSLKTHMRNHTGEKPYSCSSCGKRFSDIVCFKTHMRIHTGEKPYCCSTCGKGFRQLSHLKTHMRIHKGENPYSCSLCGKKFNCILFFKTHMRSHTGEKPYRCSTCEKGFRQLIHLKTHMRIHTGEKPYSCSACGKSFSDASAFRVHMRIHTGEKPNLCNICGKILSQTTNLKKHMRIHST; encoded by the exons ATGAAGAGTAAGGATGAGGAGGTTCTCGCAGACCAACAGGTCTGTAACCAGGAGAGGAGCTCCAGTCTGAAGCAGGAGGACCCAGAGCCTCCTCAGATtaaggaggaacaggaggaactcTGCACCAGTCACGAGTTTGAACACATCATGGTCTGGACCGGGCAGGAGAGGCTCAGACTGCTGGATACCATCTGGAAACCTGAAATACAGATACAAAGCAAAG ACTTTTCAGATCAAAAGATCTGTAAGGAGGAAGAGGTTCCTGCAGACCAACAGGTCTCTAACCATGAAAGGATCTCCAGTCTGGATCAGGAGGATCGAAAGCCTCCAGAATTTAAAGAGGAGCTGGAGGAACCCTGCACCAGTCAGGAGGGAGAGCGGCTTCTTCTAAAGGAAGAGACTAATAAATGTATGGTGACTTCTACTCATGAGGAACCTGAACCAAGCAGTGACTTTCTTTCTAACAACTGTCCTCAGCCAGAGTGGAGCCAAGGCCAGGAAGAAAGTGAGCATGTGCACTCAGGATCAattacaaatgcaaatacaaagAGGAGAAATCAGAGAAAGCAAAGTGGAGTAGAGAGCCAGCTCATGTCATATAGTCAGTGTAAGCCTGACACAAGTAGAAAGTCTGTAAAATGTGAGATTTGTGGAAAAACCTTTCAGTATAAATACAGACTGCTTAACCATCTAAGAGTCCATACAGGTGAGAAACCTTATTCttgtagcacctgtgggaaaCGATTCATTCAGATGAACGGCTTAAAAACTCACATTAGAacccacacaggtgagaagccataTTCTTGTAGCGCCTGTGGGAAAAGCTTTAGTGGCGCATCAGCATTCAGAGTTCACATGAGaatccacacaggtgagaagccacaCTTGTGTAAAATATGTGGTAAAACATTCAGTCAGGGGGCACACTTGAAAAGGCACATGAGaatccacacaggtgagaagccccATTCTTGTAACACCTGTGGAAAAAAATTCAGTGATATGGACAGCTTGAAAACTCATATGAGAaaccacacaggtgagaagccataTTCTTGTAGCAGCTGTGGAAAAAGATTCAGTGACATTGTGTGCTTCAAAACTCACATGAGaatccacacaggtgagaaaccttATTGCTGTAGCACATGTGGGAAAGGATTCCGTCAGCTGAgccacttaaaaacacacatgagaATCCACAAAGGTGAGAATCCATATTCTTGTAgtctgtgtggaaaaaaattcaATTGCATTCTGTTCTTCAAAACTCACATGAGAAGTCATACAGGTGAGAAACCTTATCGGTGTAGCACATGTGAGAAAGGATTCCGTCAGCTGAtccacttaaaaacacacatgagaatccacacaggtgagaagccataTTCTTGTAGCGCCTGTGGGAAAAGCTTTAGTGACGCGTCAGCATTCAGAGTTCACATgagaattcacacag gtgagaagccaaaCTTGTGTAACATATGTGGTAAAATATTGAGTCAGACAACAAACTTGAAAAAGCACATGAGAATTCACAGTACATGA
- the LOC113010256 gene encoding zinc finger protein OZF-like isoform X1 yields MKSKDEEVLADQQVCNQERSSSLKQEDPEPPQIKEEQEELCTSHEFEHIMVWTGQERLRLLDTIWKPEIQIQSKDFSDQKICKEEEVPADQQVSNHERISSLDQEDRKPPEFKEELEEPCTSQEGERLLLKEETNKCMVTSTHEEPEPSSDFLSNNCPQPEWSQGQEESEHVHSGSITNANTKRRNQRKQSGVESQLMSYSQCKPDTSRKSVKCEICGKTFQYKYRLLNHLRVHTGEKPYSCSTCGKRFIQMNGLKTHIRTHTGEKPYSCSACGKSFSGASAFRVHMRIHTGEKPHLCKICGKTFSQGAHLKRHMRIHTGEKPHSCNTCGKKFSDMDSLKTHMRNHTGEKPYSCSSCGKRFSDIVCFKTHMRIHTGEKPYCCSTCGKGFRQLSHLKTHMRIHKGENPYSCSLCGKKFNCILFFKTHMRSHTGEKPYRCSTCEKGFRQLIHLKTHMRIHTGEKPYSCSACGKSFSDASAFRVHMRIHTGEKPYSCSACGKSFSDASAFRVHMRIHTGEKPNLCNICGKILSQTTNLKKHMRIHST; encoded by the exons ATGAAGAGTAAGGATGAGGAGGTTCTCGCAGACCAACAGGTCTGTAACCAGGAGAGGAGCTCCAGTCTGAAGCAGGAGGACCCAGAGCCTCCTCAGATtaaggaggaacaggaggaactcTGCACCAGTCACGAGTTTGAACACATCATGGTCTGGACCGGGCAGGAGAGGCTCAGACTGCTGGATACCATCTGGAAACCTGAAATACAGATACAAAGCAAAG ACTTTTCAGATCAAAAGATCTGTAAGGAGGAAGAGGTTCCTGCAGACCAACAGGTCTCTAACCATGAAAGGATCTCCAGTCTGGATCAGGAGGATCGAAAGCCTCCAGAATTTAAAGAGGAGCTGGAGGAACCCTGCACCAGTCAGGAGGGAGAGCGGCTTCTTCTAAAGGAAGAGACTAATAAATGTATGGTGACTTCTACTCATGAGGAACCTGAACCAAGCAGTGACTTTCTTTCTAACAACTGTCCTCAGCCAGAGTGGAGCCAAGGCCAGGAAGAAAGTGAGCATGTGCACTCAGGATCAattacaaatgcaaatacaaagAGGAGAAATCAGAGAAAGCAAAGTGGAGTAGAGAGCCAGCTCATGTCATATAGTCAGTGTAAGCCTGACACAAGTAGAAAGTCTGTAAAATGTGAGATTTGTGGAAAAACCTTTCAGTATAAATACAGACTGCTTAACCATCTAAGAGTCCATACAGGTGAGAAACCTTATTCttgtagcacctgtgggaaaCGATTCATTCAGATGAACGGCTTAAAAACTCACATTAGAacccacacaggtgagaagccataTTCTTGTAGCGCCTGTGGGAAAAGCTTTAGTGGCGCATCAGCATTCAGAGTTCACATGAGaatccacacaggtgagaagccacaCTTGTGTAAAATATGTGGTAAAACATTCAGTCAGGGGGCACACTTGAAAAGGCACATGAGaatccacacaggtgagaagccccATTCTTGTAACACCTGTGGAAAAAAATTCAGTGATATGGACAGCTTGAAAACTCATATGAGAaaccacacaggtgagaagccataTTCTTGTAGCAGCTGTGGAAAAAGATTCAGTGACATTGTGTGCTTCAAAACTCACATGAGaatccacacaggtgagaaaccttATTGCTGTAGCACATGTGGGAAAGGATTCCGTCAGCTGAgccacttaaaaacacacatgagaATCCACAAAGGTGAGAATCCATATTCTTGTAgtctgtgtggaaaaaaattcaATTGCATTCTGTTCTTCAAAACTCACATGAGAAGTCATACAGGTGAGAAACCTTATCGGTGTAGCACATGTGAGAAAGGATTCCGTCAGCTGAtccacttaaaaacacacatgagaatccacacaggtgagaagccataTTCTTGTAGCGCCTGTGGGAAAAGCTTTAGTGACGCGTCAGCATTCAGAGTTCACATgagaattcacacaggtgagaaaccatATTCTTGTAGCGCCTGTGGGAAAAGCTTTAGTGACGCGTCAGCATTCAGAGTTCACATgagaattcacacaggtgagaagccaaaCTTGTGTAACATATGTGGTAAAATATTGAGTCAGACAACAAACTTGAAAAAGCACATGAGAATTCACAGTACATGA